In Vibrio lentus, a single genomic region encodes these proteins:
- a CDS encoding FUSC family protein, translated as MMLLNWARQWLDPDSAIFGFRFAVAVVLTWVLSQLFDSDSTGTAMMTTAIIQITGTRGASIRKAMARLAGTFMGGAYVLLIASVTLIDAWLFNSFIILGIVVSLGIASYFHHRVSYMFAIVGVTLSLVGFPVAADPNMANLFDHVQLRCVGISFGIVMSMVASLMIPYPDDKRELTFVKKQTIHFINTLFQSDASSVTKSIRIFLTMIGRKWLAVDDEIFGSQSDMAAKISSRTSFYDCINIAIMGIELRNMGDSAGMTQDAWQALQESDFILEASFAQEWSLTESDFFSLFHFQVKQFAAQLNNFSQQNGLVKTSETQFVDKISDFTDGYLVLINMFRAALALFLLSFMWIELQWQDGMGAMIMAGMVVSVFAANPGAEKAFSPNIYAQFLAGGFAFLVNFIVMPIGSPIIVYTVGFMGIYIMAYWFNQSKSLLKIIMMVSLFSWSNLVPTTSIPTFDFAHFLNTLVANMVGLIVLWLSYQLIPSRTAVDIVKRRVEQLVRKVKYKHKSAINQLNLNNLFLSFYPHVLGENEDDTVFRLLYTKSIVRVLTNEMLDSVERDVLLSSLDSDKEQLLKNQALLKLVSSRVSDQAQLNYNWFALMKLCNSTP; from the coding sequence ATGATGTTACTTAATTGGGCACGGCAGTGGCTCGATCCTGACTCTGCCATTTTTGGTTTTCGTTTTGCTGTTGCCGTAGTGTTGACTTGGGTTTTGTCACAGCTGTTTGATTCAGATTCCACTGGAACGGCAATGATGACGACAGCCATTATTCAAATCACAGGTACTCGGGGAGCCAGCATCCGAAAAGCCATGGCGCGTCTTGCAGGCACTTTTATGGGGGGCGCTTATGTGTTGCTCATAGCAAGTGTGACTTTGATTGATGCATGGCTTTTTAACAGCTTCATTATTTTGGGCATTGTAGTTAGCCTTGGCATCGCTTCTTATTTTCATCACCGAGTTTCGTACATGTTTGCCATTGTGGGCGTAACGTTATCATTGGTTGGATTTCCTGTGGCAGCGGACCCGAATATGGCAAACCTCTTCGACCACGTTCAACTACGATGTGTAGGTATCTCGTTTGGGATAGTGATGTCTATGGTAGCGAGCCTCATGATTCCGTATCCGGATGATAAGCGTGAGCTAACGTTTGTCAAAAAGCAGACAATTCATTTTATCAACACACTTTTTCAATCGGATGCGTCCTCTGTCACTAAATCAATCCGAATTTTTTTGACGATGATTGGCCGAAAATGGCTGGCAGTGGATGATGAAATCTTTGGTAGTCAAAGCGATATGGCTGCCAAAATATCAAGCCGTACAAGTTTTTACGATTGTATCAACATTGCCATTATGGGTATTGAACTGCGTAACATGGGTGATTCTGCTGGTATGACCCAAGATGCATGGCAAGCATTACAAGAGAGTGACTTCATACTTGAAGCAAGTTTTGCACAAGAGTGGTCACTGACAGAAAGTGACTTTTTCTCACTTTTTCACTTTCAAGTTAAGCAATTTGCCGCCCAACTTAACAACTTTTCGCAGCAAAACGGCCTAGTAAAAACTAGCGAGACACAATTTGTAGATAAAATTAGCGATTTTACCGATGGTTATTTGGTGCTAATCAATATGTTCAGGGCAGCACTAGCCCTTTTTCTATTGTCATTTATGTGGATTGAACTGCAGTGGCAAGATGGAATGGGTGCAATGATCATGGCTGGTATGGTGGTATCGGTCTTTGCGGCAAACCCTGGTGCAGAAAAAGCATTTAGTCCAAACATTTATGCCCAGTTTTTGGCTGGAGGATTTGCCTTCTTAGTCAACTTTATTGTCATGCCCATAGGCTCACCAATCATTGTTTATACGGTGGGGTTTATGGGGATTTACATCATGGCGTATTGGTTTAACCAGAGTAAATCGCTATTAAAAATCATCATGATGGTCTCGTTGTTCTCTTGGAGTAATCTTGTACCGACAACCAGTATACCTACTTTTGATTTTGCTCATTTCTTAAACACATTGGTAGCGAATATGGTGGGATTAATTGTGCTTTGGCTTTCTTACCAATTAATACCTTCTAGAACGGCAGTAGATATTGTTAAACGTCGTGTTGAACAACTGGTGCGTAAGGTCAAATACAAGCATAAGAGTGCCATTAACCAATTGAATTTGAACAATCTGTTTTTATCATTTTATCCTCACGTATTAGGTGAGAATGAAGATGATACGGTATTTCGGTTGCTCTACACCAAGTCCATTGTTCGTGTGCTAACAAACGAAATGCTTGATAGCGTGGAGCGCGACGTGCTCCTTTCTTCTTTGGACAGTGATAAAGAGCAACTCCTGAAAAACCAAGCGTTGCTGAAGCTTGTGAGTAGCAGGGTTAGTGATCAAGCACAGTTAAATTACAATTGGTTTGCGCTAATGAAGTTATGCAATAGCACACCTTAA
- a CDS encoding DUF6575 domain-containing protein: MNLLPTGTQLGKLELLEVYQDVLGPKCFSVKNENTQRFMVYWSGDYDAGQCIKWAYIPVTKPLLASLLNKEVSFHDAFHRSDKLYLATIYTNEVGKPAKVDLLNDTSKHLINLPPVDFEIDLEDACMV, from the coding sequence ATGAACTTACTCCCAACAGGCACACAGCTAGGTAAATTGGAACTACTGGAAGTATATCAAGACGTCTTAGGGCCGAAGTGCTTTTCGGTTAAGAATGAAAACACTCAAAGGTTCATGGTTTATTGGAGTGGGGATTACGACGCCGGCCAATGCATTAAGTGGGCTTACATTCCGGTAACCAAACCATTGTTAGCCAGCTTGCTAAATAAAGAGGTGAGCTTTCATGATGCGTTCCACCGATCAGACAAGCTTTATCTTGCGACCATCTACACAAACGAAGTAGGGAAGCCCGCAAAAGTAGATTTACTGAATGATACGAGCAAGCACTTAATAAACTTACCGCCCGTTGATTTTGAAATCGACCTTGAAGATGCTTGTATGGTGTAG
- a CDS encoding phospholipase A — MNTYINRINQPSPQSKALLLLLSLAASPVMADDTRTDSEQTFDNCVLRQIHMDVEQDSLEKIKAQCEQEKTAGHAKTTTRHELEKETAENPFVITPYRQNYLLPITHMKSVNKNPYNSEVFGDAADGLSDEEIKFQISFKVPLITDDIFNESDELYFGFTLKSFWQAYSSDISAPFRDTNYRPEVFYETKLPIEAGDGLWFSRVGYEHESNGRTDELSRSWNRIYAGVGYEEDNFMMYVEPWYNLGGMDSDNTDIEDYLGHYEVTTAYKYDVLEFTGVGHYNFRTGYGGLEAGVSFPLLEHVRGYVQYFNGYGESLIDFDYHNQRIGVGILLTDII; from the coding sequence ATGAACACTTACATAAACCGTATTAATCAACCTTCTCCGCAGTCTAAAGCTTTACTGCTACTTCTTTCCTTAGCTGCGTCACCGGTTATGGCTGATGATACTCGAACCGATTCTGAACAAACGTTTGATAATTGTGTATTACGTCAAATCCATATGGATGTTGAGCAAGACAGCCTAGAAAAAATTAAAGCTCAGTGTGAGCAAGAAAAAACAGCGGGCCATGCTAAAACCACAACACGACATGAACTAGAAAAAGAAACGGCAGAGAACCCTTTTGTTATTACGCCTTATCGTCAGAACTACCTACTACCGATCACTCATATGAAATCGGTCAATAAAAACCCATACAACTCTGAGGTATTCGGCGATGCAGCCGATGGTTTGAGCGATGAAGAAATCAAATTCCAGATAAGCTTTAAAGTGCCTTTGATTACGGATGATATCTTCAATGAAAGTGACGAGTTGTACTTTGGTTTTACATTAAAATCATTTTGGCAGGCGTACTCGTCTGATATCTCAGCGCCCTTTCGAGATACGAACTATCGCCCAGAAGTGTTTTACGAAACAAAATTGCCTATCGAAGCTGGGGATGGCTTATGGTTCTCTCGAGTTGGTTATGAGCACGAATCAAACGGTCGTACTGATGAGTTAAGCCGAAGCTGGAACCGAATTTATGCGGGTGTGGGTTACGAGGAAGATAATTTTATGATGTACGTTGAACCTTGGTATAACCTGGGCGGAATGGACAGTGATAACACCGATATCGAGGACTACCTTGGTCACTATGAAGTGACGACAGCGTATAAATATGACGTATTAGAGTTCACTGGCGTGGGTCACTACAACTTCAGAACAGGCTACGGCGGTCTTGAAGCGGGCGTCAGCTTCCCACTCTTAGAACACGTGCGTGGGTACGTGCAGTATTTTAATGGTTACGGTGAAAGCTTGATTGATTTTGACTATCACAACCAACGTATTGGTGTCGGCATCTTGTTGACTGATATTATCTAA
- a CDS encoding DUF1269 domain-containing protein: MNSNKTIAIAHTHADAEHLVTQLAKQGFPIDKMSIIGKGYETEEHATGFYNIGDRVKSWGKTGGLWGGIWGALVGSGLFWLPGVGAVLAAGPFVATLAGAVEGAVITGGFSALGGALASVGIPKDSIIKYEAAIKTDKYLVMLDGTEQQLLDAQVFIEDHPGSSI, from the coding sequence ATGAATTCAAATAAAACAATCGCTATCGCACATACTCATGCTGACGCAGAGCATTTAGTCACTCAGTTAGCAAAGCAGGGTTTCCCTATTGATAAAATGTCGATTATCGGCAAAGGCTATGAAACGGAAGAGCATGCTACGGGCTTCTACAACATTGGTGACCGAGTCAAATCTTGGGGTAAAACCGGCGGTTTATGGGGCGGTATCTGGGGAGCGCTTGTTGGTTCTGGTCTTTTTTGGTTGCCGGGTGTTGGTGCTGTACTTGCTGCAGGTCCATTTGTTGCCACGTTAGCAGGGGCAGTTGAAGGGGCAGTTATCACTGGTGGGTTCTCAGCATTGGGCGGTGCCTTAGCGAGTGTTGGAATTCCAAAAGACAGCATCATTAAATATGAAGCTGCAATAAAAACAGATAAGTACCTAGTCATGCTTGATGGTACTGAACAGCAATTGCTCGATGCTCAGGTATTTATTGAAGATCATCCTGGCAGTTCAATTTAA
- the trxB gene encoding thioredoxin-disulfide reductase, whose amino-acid sequence MSDVKHCNLLILGSGPAGYTAAVYAARANLNPVLVTGMQQGGQLTTTTEVENWPGDAEGLTGPALMDRMKEHAERFETEILFDHINEVDLSNRPFRLKGDSGEYTCDALIISTGASAKYLGLDSEEAFKGRGVSACATCDGFFYRNQKVAVVGGGNTAVEEALYLSNIASEVHLVHRRDTFRAEKILVKRLMDKVENGNIVLHTDRTLDEVLGDDMGVTGVRIKDTQSDKTEDIEVMGAFIAIGHQPNTEIFKGQVDMKDDYIIVQSGLEGNATQTSIPGVFAAGDVMDHNYRQAITSAGTGCMAALDAERFLDGLNDK is encoded by the coding sequence ATGAGCGACGTAAAGCACTGTAATTTATTGATTCTTGGTTCTGGCCCTGCTGGCTATACAGCTGCAGTTTACGCTGCTCGTGCAAACCTAAACCCAGTACTTGTTACCGGTATGCAGCAAGGTGGTCAGCTTACAACCACGACAGAAGTAGAAAACTGGCCGGGTGACGCTGAAGGTTTAACGGGTCCAGCTCTAATGGATCGCATGAAAGAGCACGCAGAGCGCTTTGAAACAGAGATCCTGTTCGACCACATTAACGAAGTCGACCTTTCAAACCGCCCTTTCCGTCTTAAAGGCGATTCTGGCGAGTACACGTGTGATGCATTGATCATCTCAACGGGTGCATCGGCTAAGTACCTAGGTTTAGATTCTGAAGAAGCATTCAAAGGCCGCGGCGTTTCTGCTTGTGCAACGTGTGATGGTTTCTTCTACCGCAACCAGAAAGTAGCGGTTGTTGGTGGTGGTAACACGGCAGTTGAAGAAGCACTTTACCTATCTAACATCGCATCTGAAGTTCACCTAGTTCACCGCCGTGATACGTTCCGCGCTGAAAAGATTCTAGTGAAGCGTTTAATGGACAAAGTAGAGAACGGCAACATTGTTCTTCACACTGATCGCACGCTAGACGAAGTTCTAGGCGACGATATGGGCGTAACTGGCGTTCGTATTAAAGATACTCAGTCTGATAAGACAGAAGACATCGAAGTAATGGGCGCATTCATTGCTATCGGTCACCAACCAAACACTGAAATCTTCAAAGGCCAAGTCGACATGAAAGATGATTACATCATCGTTCAGTCGGGTCTTGAAGGTAACGCAACACAAACCAGCATCCCAGGCGTGTTCGCTGCAGGTGATGTAATGGACCACAACTACCGCCAAGCAATCACTTCTGCTGGTACAGGTTGTATGGCTGCACTGGATGCTGAACGCTTCCTAGATGGCCTTAACGATAAGTAA
- a CDS encoding RNA polymerase subunit sigma — translation MKKPLLLSLMAIAVAPQAFSQNLIIDTKGLDQEKYSADMYQCEQLSSQVQLQQTQSTGRTTIRHVGRGAALGAGAAAIGGGSGSTGAEIGAGIGLVTGFLGGSAQKEQASMQYSGEKDKVMRNCMTERGYTILN, via the coding sequence ATGAAAAAACCACTTTTACTATCACTAATGGCAATTGCGGTTGCTCCGCAAGCTTTCTCACAAAACTTAATCATCGACACAAAAGGTTTAGATCAGGAAAAATACAGTGCTGATATGTATCAATGTGAACAATTGAGTAGCCAAGTGCAGTTGCAACAAACACAGAGCACAGGCAGAACGACAATTAGGCATGTTGGCAGAGGAGCGGCTCTAGGTGCTGGCGCAGCTGCAATCGGCGGTGGCTCAGGTTCAACAGGCGCAGAGATAGGCGCGGGCATTGGACTGGTGACGGGGTTTTTAGGCGGTTCAGCGCAAAAAGAACAAGCTTCTATGCAATATTCAGGAGAAAAAGACAAAGTGATGAGAAACTGTATGACTGAACGTGGTTATACCATCCTTAACTAA
- a CDS encoding HdeA/HdeB family chaperone → MTNKLLNLSIVTLVTFSTFAQAANDDILDTASTTAEIQVESTITCADFLELDQEIIPISVNYLMDWDSETQSIDTHKVEDFDTIDITQIVEVCEQEPTALAVEVIEQQTAKTNAKKIEKAL, encoded by the coding sequence ATGACAAATAAACTACTTAACCTTTCTATTGTAACGCTCGTAACATTTTCTACATTTGCTCAAGCAGCAAATGATGACATTTTAGATACAGCATCCACAACAGCAGAAATACAGGTTGAGTCAACTATTACTTGTGCCGATTTTTTGGAACTAGACCAAGAAATTATCCCTATCAGCGTTAACTATTTAATGGATTGGGATTCAGAAACACAAAGTATTGATACTCATAAAGTTGAAGATTTTGACACTATCGATATCACTCAGATTGTGGAAGTTTGTGAACAAGAACCAACGGCTTTAGCGGTAGAAGTTATTGAACAACAAACCGCAAAAACAAACGCAAAAAAAATTGAAAAAGCACTGTAG
- a CDS encoding winged helix-turn-helix domain-containing protein, translating to MKNQKVQYKFDEWLFVPYEDKFILDGETIVIDNRLSKLFHFLCEYPDTVFSRDELIDEVWNGSILSDQVITQAIFELRKILKQHGNHPHGYIVTVPKRGYKLDATVDRTIEAPKVLIDSVFRSESLETETSDNSNEGEVQPETESAESVIAETKEVEQSEAFNEDPVAEEQAQTSTPLVEPTKPSHPPVQPPKAQTKEPKSTNVKKAPLLIIVAVLCAVIVSWFFINQNQAPSTHVATKDIVETPSYLSLEPRYIHVIIDDDVRKDDLKVGVIKTLLDFLKTYQDFRIIYDGPAAKLAANEIHFKSSTNQNKELLEIEYFNRISKHKHLDRKYDVSNQALKRSIKSSLDDLLDSFNLDIDKQQIAKLVNELPDDSVALNSILTAHSATYHGTSELEALELIKQAEIYAPENPYIVASGYIYNLSYMYLNPKQDNTTLIAEQNERALRKFTSFSEEGRNTPRVIEAMVMMALSQDDTVAANSLLNTIPPNRRSVLFYILSAKKAELTGNRDAAEELYYYAVLEASTTLVLDLSEVLFFNSDLSDIKTKIELSSR from the coding sequence ATGAAGAATCAAAAAGTGCAGTATAAGTTCGACGAATGGTTGTTTGTTCCCTACGAGGATAAGTTTATCCTAGATGGAGAGACCATTGTTATTGATAATAGACTTTCCAAACTATTTCATTTCCTTTGTGAGTACCCAGATACTGTCTTTTCAAGAGACGAGCTGATTGACGAAGTGTGGAATGGTTCGATTCTTTCTGATCAAGTTATCACACAGGCTATTTTTGAGCTTCGTAAAATTCTCAAACAGCATGGGAATCACCCTCATGGATATATTGTTACGGTACCCAAACGAGGTTATAAATTAGACGCTACTGTTGATCGGACAATCGAAGCTCCGAAAGTATTGATTGATAGTGTTTTTAGAAGTGAATCGCTAGAAACTGAAACGTCGGACAATTCAAATGAAGGCGAAGTGCAACCTGAAACAGAATCTGCAGAGTCTGTTATCGCAGAGACTAAAGAAGTTGAACAATCTGAGGCTTTCAATGAAGACCCGGTTGCTGAAGAGCAGGCGCAGACGTCAACACCGTTAGTCGAGCCTACTAAACCCAGTCATCCGCCAGTACAGCCACCAAAGGCACAGACAAAAGAGCCCAAATCAACTAACGTAAAAAAAGCACCTTTGCTGATTATCGTTGCTGTGCTCTGTGCCGTGATAGTCTCTTGGTTTTTTATTAATCAGAACCAAGCCCCAAGCACACATGTAGCGACAAAAGATATCGTTGAAACACCAAGTTATTTATCTCTTGAGCCTAGATACATTCATGTGATTATTGATGATGATGTAAGAAAAGATGATTTGAAAGTCGGTGTCATCAAAACGTTATTAGACTTTTTAAAAACATATCAAGATTTTCGGATTATCTATGATGGTCCCGCTGCCAAGTTAGCGGCAAATGAGATTCACTTTAAAAGCAGTACAAATCAAAATAAAGAACTGTTAGAGATAGAGTATTTCAATCGTATATCGAAACATAAGCATTTAGACCGCAAATATGATGTATCTAATCAAGCATTGAAAAGATCTATAAAATCGTCGTTGGATGATTTACTGGATTCATTCAATCTTGATATCGATAAACAACAGATAGCGAAACTAGTTAATGAATTACCTGATGATAGCGTCGCATTAAACTCAATCTTGACCGCCCACTCAGCTACCTACCATGGTACTTCAGAGCTAGAAGCTCTTGAACTGATAAAACAAGCCGAGATTTACGCACCAGAAAATCCTTACATTGTGGCTTCGGGTTATATCTATAACCTTTCTTATATGTATTTGAATCCCAAGCAAGATAATACAACGTTAATTGCAGAACAAAATGAAAGAGCACTACGAAAATTCACGTCATTCTCAGAAGAAGGACGTAACACTCCAAGAGTAATAGAGGCTATGGTAATGATGGCCTTATCACAGGATGATACTGTAGCAGCCAATTCGTTACTTAATACGATACCTCCAAATCGCCGTTCGGTTCTTTTTTATATTCTAAGTGCTAAAAAAGCAGAGTTAACGGGTAATCGAGATGCCGCAGAAGAGCTTTATTACTATGCGGTATTAGAGGCTTCGACCACTTTAGTACTCGATCTATCTGAAGTCCTATTTTTCAACAGTGATTTATCGGATATAAAGACCAAAATAGAACTGAGCTCTCGTTAG
- the tolC gene encoding outer membrane channel protein TolC, which translates to MKNKTKITPLILLAMSGAVKADSLSEIYGLAKQHDPELLEAAAQRDSAFEAINSTRSDLLPQIDLTAGYVYQDTDRHEADGSSGNVNLGLVQSIYDRGSWISLSISEKTAREADARYAVTQQSVIYNITEAYFDVLSAKDNLRFVQSEKEALDKQLNQTEQRFAVGSAPITDVQDAQAQYDNVVAQEIQAQNSVENALEEVRAITGQPASNLSVLDINRFSTSMPELSANDLVQKASNENLQILAGRIQKDIAKEQISLADSGHLPTISLTTGYEYTKNFDEPNNPVTGYTQDDDENLFNIGVSIDLPVYSGGRVTSEGKQAQYQYVAASQDLESTYRDVEKNIRAINNNIRSAIGSIKAYEQSLVSAKSALEATEQGFMVGTRTMVDVLESTQNVYQAKKNLSDARYQYILSRVQLKQATGSLSEQDIFDVDAGLTRIH; encoded by the coding sequence ATGAAAAATAAGACAAAAATTACTCCTCTGATCTTGTTGGCGATGAGTGGAGCGGTAAAAGCGGATTCACTGAGTGAAATCTATGGTTTAGCCAAACAACATGATCCTGAACTGCTTGAAGCGGCTGCTCAACGTGACAGCGCATTTGAGGCGATCAACTCAACAAGAAGTGACTTGTTACCACAAATTGACCTAACTGCAGGGTACGTCTATCAAGATACAGATCGTCATGAGGCTGACGGTAGTTCTGGGAACGTTAACCTTGGATTAGTCCAGTCGATATACGATCGCGGCAGCTGGATATCTCTCAGTATTTCTGAAAAAACGGCACGTGAAGCTGATGCTCGTTATGCGGTTACTCAGCAATCTGTGATTTACAATATAACAGAAGCTTATTTTGATGTTTTATCTGCGAAAGATAATCTTCGTTTTGTGCAGTCAGAGAAAGAGGCTTTAGATAAACAACTCAATCAAACTGAACAACGTTTTGCAGTGGGCAGTGCTCCCATTACTGATGTTCAGGATGCACAAGCGCAATATGACAATGTTGTAGCGCAAGAAATACAGGCTCAAAATTCGGTAGAAAACGCTTTGGAAGAAGTACGAGCGATTACCGGACAGCCTGCTTCAAACCTTTCTGTTCTTGATATCAATCGATTCTCGACTTCGATGCCTGAACTCTCTGCAAATGATCTTGTTCAAAAGGCAAGTAATGAGAACCTACAAATTTTAGCCGGACGTATTCAAAAGGATATTGCTAAAGAGCAAATCTCACTCGCTGATTCTGGTCATTTACCGACAATTTCATTGACCACAGGTTATGAATACACAAAGAATTTTGATGAACCGAACAACCCAGTAACAGGTTATACGCAAGATGATGATGAGAACTTATTCAACATTGGAGTATCTATTGATCTGCCAGTGTATTCCGGCGGACGTGTCACTTCAGAGGGCAAACAAGCTCAATATCAATATGTTGCTGCAAGCCAGGATCTAGAAAGTACTTATCGCGACGTAGAGAAGAATATTAGAGCAATCAATAACAACATTCGTTCAGCTATTGGGTCGATAAAGGCTTATGAACAATCATTGGTGTCTGCAAAGTCAGCGCTAGAGGCAACAGAGCAAGGCTTTATGGTGGGAACACGAACCATGGTAGATGTTTTGGAGAGTACGCAAAACGTTTATCAAGCCAAAAAGAACCTATCGGATGCTCGTTATCAATATATTTTATCAAGAGTTCAGCTGAAACAGGCTACTGGTTCACTAAGTGAGCAAGACATTTTTGATGTGGACGCTGGCTTAACTCGAATCCATTAA
- the pdxY gene encoding pyridoxal kinase PdxY, whose amino-acid sequence MTNIISIQSHVVFGHAGNSSAVFPMQRMGVEVLPIHTVQYSNHTQYQQGWTGRAFDASDIDQLISGLNNIGQLDQCFALVSGYQGSAAQCDSVVTAVNTLKTRNSQALYVCDPVMGDPEKGCIVPDEVTDKLVNNLMPIADVIVPNQFELTQFTGMKIESLDDAVKACALALSKGPKVVLVKHLHSLSDENFSMMLATAEGTYLAQRPKLEFAKQPVGVGDLITGLFSAGLSKGLSAVDAFRHAHNAAFGVLKMTQDCGEWELQTIKAQNEFVQPTYDYPVQKVG is encoded by the coding sequence ATGACAAATATTATATCAATTCAATCACACGTTGTTTTTGGTCATGCCGGTAACAGCTCCGCCGTTTTTCCAATGCAAAGAATGGGCGTTGAGGTTTTGCCAATTCATACCGTTCAGTATTCTAACCATACTCAATATCAGCAAGGCTGGACGGGGCGAGCGTTTGACGCCTCAGATATTGACCAGTTGATTTCGGGATTAAACAATATCGGGCAGCTTGATCAGTGTTTTGCCTTAGTCTCAGGCTATCAAGGAAGTGCAGCTCAATGTGATTCTGTTGTAACGGCGGTTAACACCCTTAAAACCCGTAACTCACAAGCTTTGTATGTATGCGACCCTGTAATGGGTGACCCTGAAAAAGGGTGTATAGTACCTGATGAAGTCACCGATAAACTGGTCAACAACCTGATGCCGATCGCTGATGTGATTGTTCCTAATCAATTTGAACTGACTCAATTTACTGGGATGAAAATTGAATCACTTGATGATGCAGTGAAGGCGTGCGCATTGGCCTTGAGTAAAGGTCCGAAAGTGGTGTTAGTGAAACACTTGCATAGCTTGTCAGATGAAAATTTCTCGATGATGTTAGCAACAGCTGAAGGCACTTACTTAGCTCAGCGCCCTAAACTAGAGTTTGCCAAACAACCGGTAGGCGTTGGTGATTTGATCACGGGCTTGTTTTCTGCAGGCCTATCAAAAGGTTTATCGGCAGTCGATGCTTTTAGGCATGCACACAACGCAGCGTTTGGGGTATTAAAAATGACTCAAGACTGCGGGGAGTGGGAGTTGCAAACCATTAAAGCGCAAAATGAATTTGTCCAGCCTACTTACGATTATCCTGTACAAAAAGTAGGTTAA
- a CDS encoding efflux RND transporter periplasmic adaptor subunit, with protein sequence MNVFKVLLPTALVIGAGLTCYTSWVAYTDSLWTRDAKIHVEIAQISPKVSGEITRIAVTDNQFVHAGDLLFTIDDMDYNNNVSDATFSMLKAESELNQAKNVYRRDSKLLSARLISPEQVMSEKLQVDANRAEYKKAKLDLAKAQLDLSRTQVVAPQDGYVTNLQQRQGNFINTGETFVALVESNTYYIQAYFTENKIKEIKEGAIATITPYSSGDTFEGTVDGIGRAITDQSADSSGLVSNVDPTVPWVRLAQRVPVRISIPHEVIVNERLIAGTTVSVTIQ encoded by the coding sequence TATTGGTGCCGGCTTGACTTGTTATACCTCTTGGGTGGCATACACAGATTCTTTGTGGACTCGTGATGCAAAAATACACGTGGAGATTGCGCAAATCTCGCCGAAGGTATCTGGGGAAATTACTCGTATCGCGGTGACAGACAATCAGTTTGTCCATGCAGGTGATTTGTTATTTACCATTGACGATATGGATTATAATAATAACGTCTCTGATGCCACGTTCTCAATGCTAAAAGCAGAATCTGAACTCAATCAAGCGAAGAATGTGTATCGTCGTGACTCGAAATTATTGTCTGCACGATTGATTTCACCTGAGCAGGTAATGTCAGAAAAGTTGCAAGTTGATGCCAATAGAGCTGAGTATAAGAAGGCAAAACTAGACCTAGCTAAAGCGCAGTTAGACTTGAGTCGTACCCAAGTGGTTGCACCGCAAGATGGTTATGTCACTAACCTTCAACAACGCCAAGGTAACTTTATTAATACTGGCGAAACCTTTGTAGCATTGGTGGAAAGCAACACTTATTACATTCAAGCTTATTTTACCGAAAACAAAATCAAAGAAATTAAAGAAGGGGCGATTGCAACTATCACACCTTACTCTTCTGGGGACACCTTTGAAGGTACAGTGGACGGAATTGGACGTGCGATCACCGACCAAAGTGCCGATAGCTCTGGCTTGGTATCAAATGTAGATCCCACCGTCCCTTGGGTGCGTTTAGCGCAACGTGTGCCTGTTCGTATTAGCATTCCACATGAAGTCATCGTAAATGAGAGACTGATTGCGGGCACCACTGTCTCGGTTACAATTCAATGA